From a single Sorghum bicolor cultivar BTx623 chromosome 5, Sorghum_bicolor_NCBIv3, whole genome shotgun sequence genomic region:
- the LOC8076801 gene encoding 2-alkenal reductase (NADP(+)-dependent), with translation MAGSSEEKVALVVQNKKVVLRSHVTGFPNEDDMEIMVDTTKLCVPAGMTAVLIKNLYLSCDPWMRFRMSKHEDGGLPPAFVIGEALVNFTVGKVVDSTHPEFNAGDLVWGMSAWEEYTLVTQPESLHKINHTELPLSYYTGVLGMPGLTAYACFFEVGKPKKGDFVFVSAASGAVGQLVGQLAKIAGCYVVGSAGSDEKVSLLKAKFGYDDAFNYKMETDLGAALKRCLPGGIDIYFDNVGGATLDAALLQMRPGGRVAVCGMISQYNLVEPYGLRNLFCIMPKAIRVEGFYFTFYMHVYARFEEEMAGYIKDGKVTVVEDVVEGIDSAPAALIGLFSGKNVGKQLVAIARA, from the exons ATGGCCGGCAGCAGCGAGGAAAAGGTGGCGCTGGTGGTGCAGAACAAGAAGGTGGTGCTGAGGAGCCATGTCACCGGATTCCCCAACGAAGACGACATGGAGATCATGGTGGACACTACCAAGCTGTGCGTGCCGGCGGGGATGACCGCTGTGCTGATCAAGAACCTCTACCTGTCCTGCGACCCATGGATGCGCTTCCGCATGAGTAAACACGAGGATGGTGGCCTGCCTCCGGCGTTTGTCATTGGCGAG GCTTTGGTCAATTTCACTGTGGGCAAAGTGGTGGACTCAACGCACCCGGAGTTCAACGCCGGCGACCTCGTTTGGGGGATGAGTGCATGGGAGGAGTACACCCTCGTCACCCAGCCGGAGTCCCTGCACAAGATCAACCACACTGAACTGCCGCTCTCCTACTACACGGGCGTTCTTG GCATGCCTGGGCTCACTGCATACGCCTGCTTTTTCGAGGTCGGCAAGCCGAAGAAGGGCGATTTCGTGTTCGTCTCAGCGGCGTCAGGAGCCGTTGGGCAACTCGTCGGGCAGCTGGCAAAGATCGCCGGCTGCTACGTGGTCGGCAGCGCTGGCTCCGACGAGAAGGTCAGTCTACTGAAGGCCAAGTTCGGCTACGACGACGCCTTCAACTACAAGATGGAGACGGACCTCGGCGCCGCGCTGAAGCGGTGCCTTCCCGGCGGCATCGACATCTACTTCGACAACGTCGGCGGCGCGACTCTGGACGCCGCGCTGTTGCAGATGCGCCCCGGCGGCAGGGTCGCCGTCTGCGGCATGATCTCGCAGTACAATTTGGTGGAGCCGTACGGCCTGCGCAACCTGTTCTGCATCATGCCGAAGGCCATCAGGGTGGAGGGGTTCTACTTTACATTCTACATGCATGTGTACGCAAGGTTCGAGGAGGAGATGGCTGGGTACATCAAGGATGGGAAGGTCACCGTCGTCGAGGACGTCGTCGAGGGCATTGACAGCGCACCGGCCGCTCTAATCGGGTTGTTCTCGGGCAAGAATGTAGGGAAGCAGTTGGTTGCCATTGCAAGGGCATGA
- the LOC110435684 gene encoding 2-alkenal reductase (NADP(+)-dependent)-like, with amino-acid sequence MSIPSIKLYEEEHMLHILAQQTISSKLIIRAFHYRNEPGRVEEMAGSSSEEKAVAAVQNKKVVLRRHVTGFPTEDDMEITVDTTEIRVPAGQTAVLLKNLYLSCDPWMRGRMTKHEDGASVPATDFAIGEAMVNYGVGKVIDSTHPEFTGGDLVWGMSGWEEYTLITQPESLHKINHADLPLSYYTGVLGMPGLTAYAGFTQVGRPKKGDFVFVSAASGAVGQLVGQLAKIAGCYVVGSAGSDEKVGLLKTKFGYDDAFNYKSETDLGAALKRRLPDGVDIYFDNVGGATLDAALLHMRDGGRVAVCGMISQYNLEERDGLRNLYCVIPKAIRVEGFNVGRFFHLYERFEEEMAGYIKDGKVAVVEDVVEGIESAPAALIGLFSGKNVGKQVVAIARA; translated from the exons ATGTCCATCCCGAGTATAAAACTGTACGAGGAGGAGCACATGCTGCATATACTAGCGCAGCAGACCATCAGCAGCAAGCTAATAATTAGAGCGTTCCACTACAGAAACGAGCCAGGCAGAGTAGAGGAAATGGCCGGCAGCAGCAGCGAGGAGAAAGCGGTGGCGGCGGTGCAGAACAAGAAGGTGGTGCTGAGGAGGCACGTCACCGGGTTCCCCACCGAAGACGACATGGAGATCACGGTGGACACTACCGAGATTCGTGTGCCGGCGGGGCAGACCGCCGTGCTGCTCAAGAACCTCTACCTGTCCTGTGACCCATGGATGCGCGGCCGCATGACCAAGCACGAAGACGGCGCCTCCGTGCCGGCCACCGACTTTGCGATCGGAGAG GCCATGGTCAACTACGGTGTCGGCAAGGTGATAGACTCGACGCACCCAGAGTTCACCGGCGGCGACCTCGTCTGGGGGATGAGTGGATGGGAAGAGTACACACTCATCACCCAGCCGGAATCCCTGCACAAGATCAACCACGCCGACCTGCCGCTCTCCTACTACACCGGCGTTCTTG GCATGCCGGGGCTGACGGCGTACGCAGGGTTCACCCAGGTCGGCAGGCCCAAAAAGGGCGACTTCGTGTTCGTCTCGGCGGCGTCAGGCGCCGTCGGGCAGCTCGTCGGTCAGCTGGCGAAGATCGCCGGCTGCTACGTGGTCGGCAGCGCCGGCTCCGACGAGAAGGTGGGTCTGCTCAAGACCAAGTTCGGCTACGACGACGCGTTCAACTACAAGTCCGAGACCGACCTCGGCGCCGCGCTGAAGCGGCGCCTCCCCGACGGCGTCGACATCTACTTCGACAACGTCGGCGGCGCGACGCTGGACGCCGCGCTGCTGCACATGCGCGACGGCGGCAGGGTCGCCGTCTGCGGGATGATCTCGCAGTACAACCTGGAGGAGCGAGACGGCCTGCGCAACCTGTACTGCGTCATCCCCAAGGCCATCAGGGTGGAGGGGTTCAATGTTGGCCGCTTCTTCCATCTGTACGAGAGGTTCGAGGAGGAGATGGCTGGGTACATCAAGGACGGGAAGGTCGCCGTCGTTGAGGACGTCGTCGAGGGTATTGAAAGCGCACCGGCAGCTCTGATCGGGCTGTTCTCGGGCAAAAATGTGGGGAAGCAGGTGGTTGCGATTGCAAGGGCATGA